The following are from one region of the Salicibibacter kimchii genome:
- a CDS encoding alanine/glycine:cation symporter family protein, which translates to MLEWFEYITGEISDFVWGLPLIILLVGTGLYLTIRLAFYSFRMLPYAFKITFSKQDKDSKGDISHFQALMTSTAATVGTGNVVGVATAVVAGGPGAVFWMWMTALVGMATKYSEAILGIKYRQENVRGEMSGGPMYYIEKGLGQKWLAILFAVFAVFAAIFGIGNMIQANAAADVANDVFNVPFWVTGVAFMILIGLVIIGGIRSIGRVVGLIVPIMIVVYLVAGIFLIIYNMGAVPDAFALIFTDAFTGQAVAGGAIGTVIQMGVARGLFSNEAGLGTGGIAAAAARTDVPARQALISMTQVFIDTIIVCTVTGLALVMADMYTIDIEGAALTAQSFEALLPAFGSVIVAVTLLFFIYSTILGWAYFGEKCFTYLAGTNFTMVYRIVFVLAIFPGATLSLDTVWNLGDIFNALMAIPNLIGLLFLSGVVVKETKRFNELRAYEKGKTSI; encoded by the coding sequence ATGCTCGAATGGTTTGAGTACATAACAGGTGAAATCAGTGACTTTGTCTGGGGCTTACCATTAATTATTCTGCTCGTGGGTACAGGACTATATTTAACGATTCGCTTAGCCTTTTATTCCTTTCGTATGTTGCCTTATGCGTTTAAAATCACGTTTTCTAAACAGGATAAAGATTCCAAAGGGGATATTTCTCATTTTCAGGCTCTTATGACTTCTACGGCCGCAACCGTCGGGACCGGGAACGTCGTAGGTGTAGCCACGGCCGTTGTTGCCGGTGGACCCGGCGCTGTCTTTTGGATGTGGATGACCGCACTTGTCGGGATGGCCACGAAATACTCTGAGGCGATACTCGGGATTAAATATCGGCAGGAGAATGTCCGCGGCGAAATGTCCGGCGGCCCGATGTATTACATTGAGAAAGGGCTTGGCCAAAAATGGCTGGCTATCCTTTTTGCTGTTTTCGCCGTTTTCGCTGCCATTTTTGGCATTGGAAACATGATTCAAGCCAACGCTGCCGCCGACGTAGCCAACGATGTCTTCAACGTTCCATTCTGGGTCACCGGCGTTGCCTTCATGATTCTCATCGGCTTGGTTATTATCGGTGGTATTCGAAGCATCGGGCGAGTCGTGGGTTTAATCGTTCCGATTATGATCGTTGTGTACCTCGTTGCCGGAATTTTTCTCATTATTTACAACATGGGTGCCGTCCCTGACGCATTTGCATTAATTTTTACCGATGCCTTTACCGGCCAAGCTGTCGCCGGCGGCGCTATCGGTACAGTGATCCAAATGGGGGTCGCACGCGGGTTGTTTTCCAACGAAGCAGGTCTTGGTACCGGCGGGATTGCCGCTGCCGCTGCCCGTACCGACGTCCCTGCCCGCCAGGCATTGATTTCCATGACGCAAGTGTTCATAGATACGATTATCGTTTGTACGGTGACAGGACTCGCCCTCGTGATGGCGGACATGTATACGATTGATATTGAAGGCGCGGCCCTCACTGCACAATCCTTTGAAGCGTTACTCCCGGCTTTCGGCAGTGTGATTGTTGCAGTAACGTTGCTATTCTTTATCTACTCGACTATTCTCGGCTGGGCATATTTCGGCGAGAAGTGTTTCACCTATCTTGCCGGGACCAATTTTACAATGGTGTACCGTATCGTCTTCGTTTTGGCCATTTTCCCGGGGGCGACGTTATCGCTCGATACCGTTTGGAATCTCGGAGATATCTTTAACGCATTGATGGCGATTCCGAACCTCATCGGACTCTTGTTCCTATCTGGCGTTGTCGTGAAAGAAACGAAACGATTCAATGAACTACGCGCCTATGAAAAAGGAAAGACAAGTATTTAA